The following proteins are encoded in a genomic region of Stigmatopora nigra isolate UIUO_SnigA chromosome 3, RoL_Snig_1.1, whole genome shotgun sequence:
- the LOC144194282 gene encoding voltage-gated potassium channel regulatory subunit KCNG1-like yields the protein MPIISNTNHDFNTYSISSDDSSLDRFFTEIPETETIKGVYFQRAQQLRDPKASHLVDHTLQVLINVGGNRYTFPWSTLEQFPQSRLGRLRFCTTPEEIARLCDDYDETCKEYFFDRNPTAFRVVLNFLAAGKLRLLQELCAVSLHDELNYWGVDSGHMERCCRRRMITRVEEVAERERKEEEWRQKRLTLKKNTAEVGRGHGKLIWMLPEVMENPHSGWAGKIFACLSVTMVLVTVVSLCISTMPDLRDEETRGECSQKCHSMFVVESICVAWFTFEFVLRFLNAQSKLAFARGPLNIIDVIAILPYYVTLVVDVRDESQEEVVAGRGYLDKLSLILRLLRALRILYVMRLARHSLGLQTLGLTMQRSMREFGLLLLFVCVAVTLFSPLVHLAESELAPYATTHSQHSFNSIPATYWWAIISMTTVGYGDMVPHSLPGQIVAMTSILSGILIMAFPATSIFHTFSRSYQELKQEYERLWKEERGEKIVAVSEKRCSRVRLTSNEPASPLRMGIECSSL from the exons ATGCCTATCATCAGCAATACCAACCACGACTTCAATACCTACTCGATTAGCAGTGATGACAGCAGTCTTGATCGATTCTTCACCGAGATCCCAGAGACCGAGACCATCAAGGGGGTGTACTTCCAGCGGGCCCAGCAATTGCGTGACCCGAAGGCCTCGCACCTTGTCGATCACACTCTTCAAGTCCTAATTAATGTTGGGGGTAATCGCTACACATTCCCCTGGAGCACTTTGGAGCAATTCCCCCAGAGTCGTCTAGGTCGCTTGCGTTTCTGCACCACCCCGGAGGAGATTGCACGCCTCTGCGATGACTATGACGAGACGTGCAAGGAATATTTCTTTGACCGTAACCCTACAGCTTTTCGCGTGGTCCTCAACTTCCTCGCAGCTGGCAAATTGCGTCTGCTTCAGGAATTGTGCGCCGTGTCTCTGCATGACGAGCTGAACTACTGGGGCGTGGACTCGGGTCATATGGAGCGGTGCTGTCGTCGTCGCATGATCACCCGTGTGGAAGAGGTGGCTGAGCGAGAACGCAAAGAAGAGGAATGGAGACAGAAAAGGCTGACGTTGAAAAAGAACACAGCAGAAGTGGGAAGAGGACACGGCAAGTTGATCTGGATGTTGCCAGAAGTGATGGAAAACCCTCACTCGGGTTGGGCAGGGAAGATATTTGCCTGCCTCTCTGTTACCATGGTGCTGGTAACAGTAGTCAGCCTGTGTATCAGCACCATGCCTGACCTCAGAGATGAAGAAACTAGG GGCGAGTGTTCCCAGAAGTGTCACAGCATGTTTGTGGTGGAGTCCATTTGCGTAGCCTGGTTTACATTCGAATTTGTGCTACGATTCCTAAACGCCCAGAGCAAGCTGGCCTTTGCTCGCGGGCCCCTCAACATCATTGACGTCATCGCCATCCTGCCTTACTACGTGACGCTGGTTGTGGACGTCAGGGATGAGTCCCAGGAGGAAGTTGTAGCGGGCAGAGGCTACCTGGACAAATTGAGTCTCATTCTCCGCTTGTTGCGTGCGCTGCGTATCCTGTACGTTATGCGCCTTGCTCGCCACTCCCTTGGCTTGCAAACGCTGGGACTGACCATGCAGCGCAGCATGAGGGAGTTTGGTCTACTGCTGCTTTTTGTCTGCGTGGCCGTCACGCTCTTCTCACCCTTGGTCCACCTTGCGGAGAGTGAGCTGGCACCGTACGCCACGACACACTCGCAGCACAGCTTCAACAGCATTCCAGCCACTTACTGGTGGGCAATCATCTCTATGACAACCGTGGGCTACGGAGATATGGTACCCCACAGTCTCCCTGGACAGATAGTGGCAATGACTAGTATCTTGAGTGGAATCCTCATCATGGCGTTCCCCGCCACTTCCATCTTCCATACCTTCTCCCGCTCCTATCAGGAGCTGAAGCAGGAGTACGAGAGGCTTTGGAAAGAAGAGAGAGGTGAGAAAATAGTAGCGGTGTCAGAGAAGAGGTGCTCCAGGGTCCGATTGACATCAAATGAGCCTGCATCTCCATTACGAATGGGCATTGAATGCTCATCGCTGTAG